In Spodoptera frugiperda isolate SF20-4 chromosome 3, AGI-APGP_CSIRO_Sfru_2.0, whole genome shotgun sequence, the genomic window GTAAAAACTGCTCTTTGTTACATCAAAAACCTTAATGAATGTTTTAACAACAATGagcttttgttttcttttactcTATGgtctgttttttaaattaagaatgtttttttttcttctttttcttttctttaaagcCAGTCATATCTTCAAAGTCTACAATCGATTAAATACTGTTTTGGTAAATTAgtatgtattcatttatttatgcaaatttTGTCGAtatttaccttttattttaagattgtCCGAGCATTGTCCGGCGCTTTGTTTGTGCGGCAAAGCGTAGGTACAAAATAATCTCTGTCAATGAGTTGTACCTATCATTACGTAACATGCACGTGGTGGCGCGTCATTCGGCCCTTTCCGACCTTTCGCGGGAACGACCGAGTCCGAATATCGATCGAAACAAGCCCGCGAACGCGCGACACTGCTGTGACGTCACATGCTATGCGACAACGAAACGACTTAAAACTTACCCTTAGACAATGCAAACTGAACTTTGACCCCTCAGATTTAAAGTTTCAATTTGGTTTTTTAGTGGAACTTTTGagtctgttttttttattgtggggGAGGTATAAAGGTGGCGGTTTCCCCGCGTGCGAGCCTCCTGACCCACATCGAGGACGATGCGTATTGCGTATGCACCTGTTATGTACCTCTCTAGTACTATTACGTGAAGTTCAACATGTGACTTGTTTGAACGTAGTTTTATAATTGGAATGATCAGCGAAAATGTAAACTGATACCAGTTGTTAAGGTTCATTTTCGCGCGTATAAAAAGCTAAATAATTTTGTGTCGCAATTAGCACTGTGGTTTAAGTTTAACACTCGTGAATTCGTGACCGATTATCGTGCTTGGAGTTAAACATTTAAATCACAGTAAATACGCATAAAGCCTTTGGATTACGTCCAAAACGTTTTTTATAACTATGTCTACTAAATCTTtctctttaataaaattttgcaaaAGAAACCTTAATTACCATTACCCAAACGAATCCATTTCCATTTTCtttcagcaaaaaaaaatcaactcaCTTACATAACAACGAAACCTAAAATTAGTAACGTCTTCATTAAGAGAGGTCTACGAAGCGACGTGACTACGGCGCTACGGAGCTACGAAGCTACGCTACAAGAAGTTGGCTACGAAACGCTACGAAGCGTAGCGGTGCCGCAAAAACTGTGCAACTGGGACAAAACCCAGCGAACTGTGAAACAGATTTCGTCTTACGATCATTTGTGAACATATACCACGTTCTTATTTGAACCGGGAGACTTGAATGGTGACTTGTGTTTCAGAGGGAATTTCAATTGACTGTGTCATTAAATTGTTGTAGCTATTGTAGTAGGGTATAAAATGATGATGTAATTAAATAGTactattatcataatatacatataagatgttctaaaagtatctgccacggctttaatgggaagtagtgtttgaagattacaatagtcaatataaattattgattatgcgTATACATAcagtatacaaaaaaatatttttatgaaagagGTCACTtcgtcaataaaaacaattgctatgaATGGTTTTCATTAATGAAGCAACGCATTGTGCACATTTGtgaactaggtacctactttatgcAGAGtggagtaaatatttatttaacttctttgtgttctgaaattgaattaactggtccggggtacgaaatatcttcactattgtaatcttcaaatacGACAAGTAGCTGCCGTgtaacgagtagcgggttcgattctcgctcggagcaattctttgtctgattcacaaattgtttcggtctgggtgtcatatttTGTGacattatatgtttgtaaacgcacccacgacacaagagaaaatcctagtaggactttttttttaattaggccTACcccgtttattttatttatttgttaaaaggtACTTACATGTTAGAAAACTTATAATCTAGTGTACAGTCCGACAAAACTCCTGCTGTTCTTCGAGCCAGAGGCTTGgcacccgctaggcagtccgtaatgcacaaacattatttttacttgaaGCCTCGTTTCCTAAGTGACCGCGGTGTGATCTTTATACGAACTTACTAGAAATGTACACACCAAAACGTCTCCTTTACAAAACGTTTGATTAAGAATTTTGATATTTCCATCGCGTCGTGCTCTATACCCTTAGCACGAGTTgcctttacgttgaacgaaaatgaaacgaaagCGTTTGCCGCTCTGATTGaccagcgcgaatgaaccaacgaagcagagcgccgaacgcgctatcgtttcgCTTACTTTaaaggtaaagcaaactcgaactaTGGGTactgttttagaaaaaatagctgacgtaaatcaaaattaatatatttatttcctcAGACTTTCTTGATTTataatctgttttgtttttaaagtaggGACTGGATTGTTTGCTTGAAATAATTACGAACAATATTTTAACGTTACAAAGTTTATTGAAATGTAAGAATGTCTTTTATTGAATCGAAATCTATTACACATTTATTGACTACGAAGATAAACATTTGGTACACACATCtaaaacatttaattgaatCCATTTATGTTGGCAATTGAGAATCATAATACCATCTTATTCTATAAGCTGTATACTATTGTTACCTCGTCCTTTTCACGTTACAATGGCATAACAAATGTTTTGTTGTCAATCGTTCTTTATTCCAAAGTCAAGTTTTACATTGCAATGAATAACGCATATTACAgggcattaataaaataaagtgcaACTGATATGTTGTTTAGGATTGCAACACTGAAAAAAATGCGCGCGAAAAATTGACGTTTGACAATTTCTTTGACGTTTGACATTCACACATTTGTCAACTGTCAGGCGATTGACCAATCAGAAACTGGTATTCTATCTGccatgatgatgatatttaacATTAAAGTTAGCTATATCTAATTAGTTATTCATAAAATTCAACCTAAAATCACAGTATAATTGGGCGTAGCTAAAATTAGGCATAAATTGGTGCCATCCACCACTCAAAGCTCTTCGCCAAACCCTAGATATTTCCTTCCTCACATTTTACACCGAGGAACATGGATAGTCACTACTTACTGGGTATAAGTACACCTACAGacactaaatataatatttttatgctatATTACGAATACAtttcaatgaatattatttctatagGTATATTAATCGTATTATTCATAAAAACCAGTAAACCTTGTCAAACTGCTTAAAATTGTGGGTCACACTTACCTACCTAGCACGACCCGTGTCTATCCCCCCAAAGAATACATAAGCGGGATATTATTACTATAAGTAAATTGGTGACATTATTTTCCGTATTTCAAACTAAAATTTACCAgtttctatgattatttttttatataaatacagattctataacaaattcaaaagtttacaaaataaataaaaagaacattttacagttttacattagtttcataaaaaacaatcaataaatatGTAGAGACAATTGTTCTTTAATACACATATTTAACAAGAATGGTGAACACCATACATTTTCATCATTACATCCATATATTTATGAGAAACTGTAATTTGACAACTAAAAACGAAATATCAGTTTTAAGGACATAGAGTTGTATATATCCCAGtctgtatttacaaaattatcataaaacatgTATAGTTATAGtaacaatgataaataattattatgttatcggcttacttacgtaactgtttgacgaggaactcgactagtttcaagccatgctagaggctcatattcatgagcagtattctgCGACGCGACACCgggattgtcgcgctgctactgtatgtatgtatgtatatgcgcctctagcatggcttggaactagtcgagttcctcgtcaaacagataagtaagtaagccgataacataataattaatttagtatgtctcagtattataagttaataaaataataacgataaataatttaactacGTCGAGAATACATTTCCGACAATACACCTAAGTATATATTATTGATCATCAGTCAATGTTACATAGAATATTACCCTTTATATTGATTATATTCATAGCTACTAACTACAATAGTATCAATACTACAATGATATATATGGacataatttctaaatataataaaatacttttgtgcacactgcaataaaaaatatatccatCAATTCCACATTCCTCCCTACATCGCATCAAATCCgatatttcctaatttttacaCAATTTCTTATCTCACATCTTTACtcaaattcatcaaaatcagcACAGCAGTTTAGGTATAGTCACATACCAAACTCATTTCATCACATAACTTGCACCtcattacacattatttaattCACACACTGCATTCCATCAAAAGGCATTACTAGataagtcaaaattaaaaatgaatctCTCAAAATTGTAAGTCAAAAAGATCTctcacattattctttatttgattgactggaatttaaaagagactatgatctctgagtttgtttcggtattttTTCTCAGTGTAGTTCGAAGGGAAAttccggcctcatctagttattttagagattgacatGTAAAAATGTAATCTTGTAACCAGTTtgccaaaataattaaaattatttatcatagATTGTAACAAATTTTGTAACtataacaatttattagtaTCCTTTACCTTTTTGAATTGCAGTGCCCACATGTGTCCGCTGTTCTAAACAGCGTCACATACATTACATCTACATGCTAGACAAAGATctaaagtaacataatatattatactagtATTTCTATCTTCTACACAATAGCTATtacattgataaataaatacattgaaaaCTTCCTACTTTCCATCTATACaaaaactttgaataaatacccgaaaaatgcattaattttaaaatataattactgattattattatttattttactactgatcaaatactcaaatgctactcaattttaagtcgctcTCAAGAATCATTCTGTCATaacaaattctttattaaatgaCAGAGGTTGCACcgtgaagcaaatacaaagaggaaaAATCATAAGTTGATTTCTCTTTAACAAAATGCTCATATAACACTTTAAAGGGAGCTTGGGACGTTAAAAACCatgcccctctctattttccatctaccagtcccatactacaaaaacattaccaattgtccacattttaatttgCTACTTCTGAGTGCTTATAACTTATCTGcacctttttatttataatatcattgggcagcgCCATTTTTTGTTGtctggcatctcctctttgtaatTGCTTGACGGGTAgcatgatatttaagtacaacttaaaattgagtagcgttacAGTAATCAACCATATTTGTAACTATATCTACTCAGGGAAAATACTAAAACatgaattatataaatatttagtacatTATACTAAAGAGAACTACTTAAAAATGAGgtgcaataacaaaacaaatatatgtatacaagTGTGATACCTGACTAGATTGTTGTATGAATAGTTATCacaagtaaattataattatttaatcgcaaaattataatattttgcctAAAAGTTTATATGGAGCTCAAATAAAATGtgattaaccttttgaccgccagaatCATCTATGTGGGCCATGTTAGATGACAAGCCAAATGCCCAGCACACTCGTCACAATTACGTTTTTAAACgactttaaaacataaataaagcaattttaatttcattttctaaTTCTGTTTTTcgactcatttttatttatttcaattgacattctttctttatctatattttctgaagatcacaaaaaaattaaaatggatgAATTAAAATTCTTAGCTTGGCGCTGAGGGCttgtctttgtatttttttttatgtagcgGAGAAATGGTATTggtttataattttcatttaatattttgcaattaGTTGATTACCAGTAGCAAATTTGAAACCACAAACTGTATTGAGAGCTCTGAAGGCCTACAGAATAAACTAATTGGCATCACACCAAATCAGTcagagtataaaatataatagagtTACCAGTTTAATAATGTGCGGCTAGGCCATGTACACACTTGAGATAATTCTCATGTCTACCAGCATGCCTGTCCATATCCTTTCGCCTGTCAGCCACCACCGCCTTCTCATGCTgaatcaaaattttatatagAGGGCAGTTGTACACCCAGTCGAGTTCTTTGTCTGCAACTTCGCAATATCTATTGCCACATTTTTGGCATTTCTGCAATGTTTCCAGCTGGTCTGGTGTTAATTTCTTCCTGGCCAGTTTTCCATTGACCCGCTCTATTTCAAAGAAGTCATACATGGTAGTCAAGATCTCGCTCACTATGAATCGCCGATGATACCATAGAGCTTCatgatatttataaaacttcaaaAAGTCAGTGTTCTGTATCAGTTCATAAATGTAGATTTCTATTTTTCGACAAGTTTCATAGAATTTAGTGTAGCAACTGCAGTCATTGGGAGCGTAGTCAAACAGATAAGCAATTATATCTTCATCCTCAATAGTCTTCTTAAAACTTTTGTTAGTCTTCTGAGCTGGATCACTAGCCTCTATGAACTTCTGAACATTCTCACGTAAGTCTGCCTCAAGCATCTTCTCAAATACTGGCCATCTTTCATCTAACAGGTTAAGCTTTTTCAAACAATGTTGGCGGTAATGAAAGCAGCTGTAGTCTGAGACATGGCGGGCTGTCCAATTCACAATGAACTTGTATTCATTGTAGAAAACGATAGTGCTGTCAATCTCAGCCCTATACTTCGAGGCAAACTCCAATGTCCACCTACGATGGTCCCAACTGTGGTAGTTATTTGGGCACTTGTCTGCAGTCATGGTGCAAACATCAAATTCATCTTCCAATATAGTACTCACAAAGTGAGGAGGGCGCTCAGGTGTCTCTGAAAGTagttataattaaatgattattttatgtcAGAATTAGATCTCGGCACAGCATAAATTGTGCATGTTCTACTGACTAAATTTAAACTAACCTGAGTATCAGTTACTCAGCGATAACATAAAAAGAGTAATAGGTGCAAGTAAATTTAACTATTtaagcaattatttatttattttattaatacactTTATTctacaccataaaaaagaacaattatgaaaataaaatatgtagaatGGGTGGTATTATTGCAgaatgctattttttatataaggCCTTGGGCCCAGTAATCAGGAGTCAggaaaaattataacaaaaaaatggtATGTAAGCGGGATGTACATATTTAAGTATGACCactattttctaaattaaaataatattttctttgaataatCAACCAATACATACCTCTCATCACATGCTCTATCACAAATCTCCGGTAAGAGAAAGCATCATTACATTTCGTCTTCCGTGAAAGCACTAGTCTTGTAAACGTCATCTCCGCAACCCAGTCGAGGTACCTCTTAGACATCAGCTCCCGTCGCTTATTCCACAATGTAGTAACATCAGGATTGATCAGAAGTGTAGGGTTCAAGAGTAACATGATTCTCTTGTAGGTCAGGCCGGATACCCTACTCAGCCGCCGCTTTGGGTGCGTCAGGAAATCCTCAATCAAGTCCCCGTAGCAGTAGTTATACACATGCTTCACACACCAAGATTCTAAAGCCACAGAGGAGTTCACGTACAACACTGGAGTCTTGTTCTTCGTCGACTCCACGGGCACGATATCAAACTCCGTTCTGCAAAAACACAAAGGATTAATGCTACCTCATATTAGTAAATATATCTAATTGAAATTTTGCCAAattgaagtaaatatttacagCGGTGATTTAGCCAGAGCACTATCtagttcttttattattttctccaCCAGCCCGTTGTGGAAGTCGTCCATTGTGGCAACTTTCGACTCTCA contains:
- the LOC118273847 gene encoding protein prenyltransferase alpha subunit repeat-containing protein 1, which gives rise to MDDFHNGLVEKIIKELDSALAKSPLTEFDIVPVESTKNKTPVLYVNSSVALESWCVKHVYNYCYGDLIEDFLTHPKRRLSRVSGLTYKRIMLLLNPTLLINPDVTTLWNKRRELMSKRYLDWVAEMTFTRLVLSRKTKCNDAFSYRRFVIEHVMRETPERPPHFVSTILEDEFDVCTMTADKCPNNYHSWDHRRWTLEFASKYRAEIDSTIVFYNEYKFIVNWTARHVSDYSCFHYRQHCLKKLNLLDERWPVFEKMLEADLRENVQKFIEASDPAQKTNKSFKKTIEDEDIIAYLFDYAPNDCSCYTKFYETCRKIEIYIYELIQNTDFLKFYKYHEALWYHRRFIVSEILTTMYDFFEIERVNGKLARKKLTPDQLETLQKCQKCGNRYCEVADKELDWVYNCPLYKILIQHEKAVVADRRKDMDRHAGRHENYLKCVHGLAAHY